The following proteins are encoded in a genomic region of Streptococcus gwangjuense:
- the adcAII gene encoding zinc-binding lipoprotein AdcAII has protein sequence MKKQNLFLVLLSVFLLCLAACGQKESQSGKGMKIVTSFYPIYAMVKEVSGDLNDVRMIQSSSGIHSFEPSANDIAAIYDADVFVYHSHTLESWAGSLDPNLKKSKVKVLEASEGMTLDRVPGLEDVEAGDGVDEKTLYDPHTWLDPEKAGEEAQIIADKLSEVDSEHKETYQKNAQAFIKKAQELTKKFQPKFEKATQKTFVTQHTAFSYLAKRFGLNQLGIAGISPEQEPSPRQLTEIQEFVKTYKVKTIFTESNASSKVAETLVKSTGVGLKTLNPLEADPQNDKTYLENLEDNMSILVEELK, from the coding sequence ATGAAGAAACAAAATTTGTTTTTAGTGTTGTTAAGTGTCTTTCTTTTGTGTTTAGCTGCTTGTGGGCAGAAGGAGAGCCAGTCAGGTAAAGGGATGAAAATTGTGACTAGTTTTTATCCTATCTATGCCATGGTCAAGGAAGTATCTGGTGACTTGAATGATGTTCGAATGATCCAGTCAAGTAGCGGAATTCACTCCTTCGAACCTTCAGCAAATGATATTGCAGCCATCTATGATGCAGATGTCTTTGTCTACCATTCGCATACACTTGAATCTTGGGCGGGAAGTCTGGATCCCAATCTAAAAAAATCCAAAGTTAAAGTTTTAGAAGCTTCAGAAGGAATGACATTGGATCGTGTCCCTGGTCTAGAAGATGTGGAAGCAGGTGATGGAGTTGATGAAAAAACGCTTTATGATCCTCACACTTGGCTAGATCCTGAAAAAGCTGGCGAAGAAGCCCAAATTATCGCTGATAAACTTTCAGAGGTTGATAGTGAACACAAAGAAACTTACCAGAAAAATGCGCAAGCCTTTATCAAAAAAGCTCAAGAATTGACTAAGAAATTCCAGCCTAAATTTGAAAAAGCGACTCAGAAAACCTTTGTAACCCAACATACGGCCTTTTCTTATCTAGCGAAGAGATTTGGACTTAATCAACTTGGTATTGCAGGCATCTCTCCAGAACAAGAACCAAGTCCAAGACAACTAACAGAAATTCAGGAATTTGTTAAAACCTATAAGGTTAAAACAATTTTTACAGAAAGTAATGCTTCTTCGAAAGTAGCTGAAACTCTTGTTAAATCAACAGGTGTAGGTCTTAAAACTCTGAATCCTTTAGAAGCAGACCCACAAAACGATAAGACTTATCTAGAAAACCTAGAAGACAATATGAGTATTTTAGTAGAAGAATTGAAATGA
- the ptsP gene encoding phosphoenolpyruvate--protein phosphotransferase: MTEMLKGIAASDGVAVAKAYLLVQPDLSFETVSVEDTNAEEARLDVALEASQNELSLIREKAVGTLGEEAAQVFDAHLMVLADPELIGQIKETIRAKKVNAEAGLKEVTDMFITIFEGMEDNPYMQERAADIRDVTKRVLANLLGKKLPNPASINEEVIVIAHDLTPSDTAQLDKNFVKAFVTNIGGRTSHSAIMARTLEIAAVLGTNNITEVVKDGDILAVNGITGEVIINPTDEQAAEFKAAGEAYAKQKAEWALLKDAQTVTADGKHFELAANIGTPKDVEGVNNNGAEAVGLYRTEFLYMDSQDFPTEDEQYEAYKAVLEGMNGKPVVVRTMDIGGDKELPYFDMPHEMNPFLGFRALRISISETGDAMFRTQIRALLRASVHGQLRIMFPMVALLKEFRAAKAVYEEEKANLLSEGVAVADDIQVGIMIEIPAAAMLADQFAKEVDFMSIGTNDLIQYSMAADRMNEQVSYLYQPYNPSILRLINNVIKAAHAEGKWAGMCGEMAGDQKAVPLLVGMGLDEFSMSATSVLRTRSLMKKLDTAKMEEYANRALTECSTMEEVLELQKEYVNFD, from the coding sequence ATGACAGAAATGCTTAAAGGAATCGCAGCATCTGATGGTGTTGCAGTTGCAAAAGCATATCTACTCGTTCAACCGGATTTGTCATTCGAGACTGTTTCAGTCGAAGATACAAACGCAGAAGAGGCTCGTTTGGATGTAGCTCTTGAAGCTTCTCAAAACGAGCTTTCTCTTATCCGTGAGAAAGCTGTAGGTACGCTAGGTGAAGAAGCAGCTCAAGTTTTTGACGCTCATTTGATGGTTCTTGCTGACCCAGAATTGATTGGTCAGATTAAAGAAACAATTCGCGCTAAGAAAGTCAATGCTGAAGCAGGTCTTAAAGAAGTGACTGACATGTTCATCACTATCTTTGAAGGAATGGAAGACAATCCATACATGCAAGAACGTGCAGCGGATATCCGCGACGTGACAAAACGTGTGTTGGCTAACCTTCTTGGTAAAAAATTGCCAAACCCAGCTTCTATCAATGAAGAAGTAATCGTAATTGCGCATGACTTGACACCATCTGATACAGCTCAATTGGACAAAAACTTTGTAAAAGCTTTTGTAACAAACATCGGTGGACGTACAAGCCACTCAGCTATCATGGCACGTACACTTGAAATTGCAGCTGTATTGGGAACAAATAACATTACTGAAGTAGTGAAAGACGGTGATATCCTTGCCGTTAACGGAATTACTGGTGAAGTGATTATCAACCCAACAGATGAACAAGCGGCAGAATTTAAAGCAGCTGGTGAAGCTTATGCTAAACAAAAAGCTGAATGGGCACTTTTGAAAGATGCTCAAACAGTGACTGCTGACGGTAAACACTTTGAGTTGGCTGCTAACATCGGTACTCCAAAAGACGTTGAAGGTGTTAACAACAACGGTGCAGAAGCTGTTGGACTTTACCGTACAGAATTCTTGTACATGGATTCTCAAGACTTCCCAACAGAAGATGAGCAGTATGAAGCATACAAGGCTGTTCTTGAGGGAATGAATGGTAAACCAGTGGTTGTTCGTACAATGGATATCGGTGGAGATAAGGAACTTCCTTACTTCGATATGCCACACGAAATGAACCCATTCCTTGGATTCCGTGCCCTTCGTATCTCTATTTCTGAAACTGGAGATGCAATGTTCCGTACACAAATCCGTGCCCTTCTTCGTGCTTCTGTTCATGGTCAATTGCGTATCATGTTCCCAATGGTTGCCCTCTTGAAAGAATTCCGTGCAGCTAAAGCAGTTTATGAAGAAGAAAAAGCAAACCTTCTTTCTGAAGGAGTTGCAGTTGCGGATGACATCCAAGTTGGTATCATGATTGAAATCCCTGCAGCAGCAATGCTTGCAGACCAATTTGCAAAAGAAGTAGACTTCATGTCAATTGGAACAAACGACTTGATCCAATACTCAATGGCAGCAGACCGTATGAACGAGCAAGTTTCATACCTTTACCAACCATATAACCCATCAATCCTTCGCTTGATCAACAACGTTATCAAGGCAGCTCACGCTGAAGGTAAATGGGCTGGTATGTGTGGTGAGATGGCTGGTGACCAAAAAGCTGTTCCACTTCTTGTCGGAATGGGCTTGGATGAATTCTCTATGTCAGCAACATCTGTCCTTCGTACACGTAGCTTGATGAAGAAATTGGATACTGCTAAGATGGAAGAGTACGCAAACCGTGCCCTTACAGAGTGTTCAACAATGGAAGAAGTTCTTGAACTTCAAAAAGAATACGTTAACTTTGATTAA
- a CDS encoding phosphocarrier protein HPr yields MASKDFHVVAETGIHARPATLLVQTASKFASDITLEYKGKSVNLKSIMGVMSLGVGQGADVTISAEGADADDAIAAISETMEKEGLA; encoded by the coding sequence ATGGCTTCTAAAGATTTCCACGTAGTGGCAGAAACAGGTATTCACGCACGTCCAGCAACATTGTTGGTACAAACTGCTAGCAAATTTGCTTCAGATATCACTCTTGAGTACAAAGGTAAATCAGTTAACCTTAAATCAATCATGGGTGTTATGAGTCTTGGTGTTGGCCAAGGTGCTGATGTAACTATCTCAGCTGAAGGTGCAGATGCAGATGACGCTATCGCTGCAATCTCAGAAACAATGGAAAAAGAAGGATTGGCATAA
- the nrdH gene encoding glutaredoxin-like protein NrdH yields the protein MVTVYSKNNCVQCKMTKRFLDSNNVAYREINLDEQPEYIDQVKELGFSAAPVIQTPTEVFSGFQPGKLKQLA from the coding sequence ATGGTAACCGTTTATTCTAAAAACAACTGTGTCCAATGTAAAATGACCAAACGTTTCTTGGACAGTAATAATGTCGCTTATCGCGAAATCAATCTCGATGAGCAACCTGAGTACATCGATCAAGTTAAAGAGCTCGGTTTCAGCGCAGCTCCTGTTATCCAAACACCAACTGAAGTCTTTTCAGGTTTCCAACCAGGAAAATTGAAACAATTAGCATAA
- the nrdE gene encoding class 1b ribonucleoside-diphosphate reductase subunit alpha yields MGLKHLEDVTYFRLNNEINRPVNGQIMLHKDKEALDAFFKENVVPNTMVFDSIKDKINYLIEHNYIETDFIKKYRPEFLEELSQFIKDQNFQFKSFMAAYKFYNQYALKTNDGEYYLESMEDRVFFNALYFADGNEAVAIDIANEIIHQRYQPATPSFLNAGRARRGELVSCFLIQVTDDMNSIGRSINSALQLSRIGGGVGITLSNLREAGAPIKGYEGAASGVVPVMKLFEDSFSYSNQLGQRQGAGVVYLNVFHPDIIAFLSTKKENADEKVRVKTLSLGVVVPDKFYELARKNEEMYLFSPYSVELEYGVPFNYIDITEKYDELVANPNIRKTKIKARDLETEISKLQQESGYPYVVNIDTANRANPVDGKIIMSNLCSEILQVQEPSLINDAQEFLQMGTDVSCNLGSTNVVNMMTSPDFGRSIRAMVRALTFVTDSSHIVAVPTIDHGNSQAHTFGLGAMGLHSYLAQQLIEYGSPESVEFTSIYFMLMNYWTLVESNNIARERGITFHNFEKSDYAKGSYFDKYITGEFVPKSDRVKELFKDVFIPSAADWAELRDKVQADGLYHQNRLAVAPNGSISYINDVSASIHPITQRIEERQEKKIGKIYYPAAGLSTETIPYYTSAYDMDMRKVIDVYAAATEHVDQGLSLTLFMRSDIPKGLYEWKKENKQTTRDLSILRNYAFNKGIKSIYYVRTFTDDGGEVGANQCESCVI; encoded by the coding sequence ATGGGATTAAAACATCTTGAGGACGTGACTTACTTCCGTCTCAATAACGAAATCAACCGTCCTGTCAATGGACAAATCATGCTTCATAAAGATAAGGAAGCCTTGGATGCCTTCTTTAAAGAAAATGTAGTTCCAAACACTATGGTTTTTGATTCAATCAAGGATAAAATCAACTACCTCATTGAACACAACTACATCGAAACAGACTTTATCAAGAAATACCGTCCAGAATTTTTGGAAGAATTGTCGCAATTTATCAAAGATCAAAATTTCCAATTCAAGTCTTTCATGGCTGCCTATAAATTTTACAATCAATATGCTTTGAAAACCAACGACGGTGAATATTATCTTGAAAGCATGGAAGACCGCGTCTTCTTTAACGCCCTTTATTTCGCTGATGGCAATGAAGCTGTTGCAATCGATATTGCCAATGAAATCATCCACCAACGCTACCAACCTGCTACTCCTTCCTTCTTGAATGCTGGACGTGCTCGTCGTGGGGAGTTGGTATCCTGTTTCTTAATTCAGGTAACAGATGATATGAACTCTATCGGACGTTCTATCAACTCAGCTCTTCAACTTTCACGTATCGGTGGTGGTGTTGGAATTACCCTCAGCAACCTTCGTGAAGCTGGTGCACCTATCAAAGGCTATGAAGGAGCAGCTTCTGGGGTCGTTCCAGTTATGAAACTTTTCGAAGATAGCTTCTCTTACTCAAACCAATTGGGTCAACGTCAAGGTGCTGGTGTTGTCTACCTCAACGTCTTCCACCCAGATATTATTGCCTTCCTTTCCACTAAGAAAGAAAACGCCGATGAAAAAGTTCGTGTTAAGACCCTTTCACTTGGTGTTGTGGTGCCCGATAAATTCTACGAATTAGCACGTAAAAATGAAGAAATGTACCTCTTCAGCCCATACTCAGTAGAGCTTGAATACGGTGTGCCATTTAACTACATCGACATCACTGAAAAATACGATGAGCTAGTCGCAAATCCAAATATCCGCAAGACAAAAATCAAGGCGCGTGATTTGGAAACTGAAATCTCTAAATTGCAACAAGAATCTGGCTACCCTTATGTAGTCAACATTGATACGGCTAACCGTGCAAATCCAGTTGATGGTAAGATTATTATGAGTAACTTGTGTTCTGAGATTCTTCAAGTTCAAGAACCAAGCTTGATCAACGATGCTCAAGAATTCCTTCAAATGGGGACGGACGTTTCATGTAACCTTGGTTCAACCAACGTGGTTAACATGATGACTTCCCCTGACTTTGGTCGTTCTATCCGTGCTATGGTTCGTGCCCTTACTTTCGTTACAGATAGTTCACACATCGTAGCTGTGCCTACCATCGACCACGGAAATAGCCAAGCTCATACCTTTGGTCTTGGTGCTATGGGACTTCACAGCTACCTTGCCCAACAATTGATTGAATATGGATCGCCTGAGTCTGTTGAATTTACAAGCATCTACTTCATGCTCATGAACTACTGGACCTTGGTTGAGTCAAACAATATCGCGCGTGAACGTGGTATTACCTTCCATAACTTTGAAAAATCAGACTATGCTAAGGGAAGCTACTTTGACAAGTATATTACAGGCGAGTTTGTTCCAAAATCAGACCGTGTTAAAGAACTCTTCAAAGATGTCTTTATCCCAAGTGCTGCTGACTGGGCTGAACTTCGCGACAAGGTTCAAGCAGATGGTCTTTACCACCAAAACCGCCTTGCTGTAGCACCAAATGGTTCTATCAGCTATATCAACGATGTTTCTGCTTCTATCCACCCGATTACGCAACGTATCGAAGAACGCCAAGAGAAGAAAATTGGTAAAATCTACTATCCTGCTGCTGGTTTGTCAACAGAAACCATTCCTTACTACACTTCTGCCTACGACATGGATATGCGTAAGGTGATTGATGTTTACGCTGCTGCGACTGAGCACGTGGACCAAGGACTTTCACTCACCCTCTTCATGCGTAGTGACATTCCAAAAGGACTTTACGAATGGAAGAAAGAAAACAAACAAACGACACGTGACTTGTCTATCCTTCGTAACTATGCCTTTAACAAGGGAATCAAGTCTATCTACTACGTCCGTACCTTTACAGACGACGGTGGAGAAGTCGGTGCTAACCAATGTGAAAGCTGTGTGATTTAA